One segment of Zhihengliuella halotolerans DNA contains the following:
- a CDS encoding cell wall-binding repeat-containing protein: MPLPTRPLVAGATALALILSTTAGAAHALPDAEAESPPESASAQVPQIPEGPDNPEATLTRLTGQTSQDVVSLAAVPEEPVVISVSWSGDDPHAEYRSLSGGAWSGWEPLPDDPHVSGDGETFTAEPVAVVDAARIEIRPTADGVGSDALDVEALSSPVTDVDRAITQDGPAEMYSSTADSVLNEVIPRESWGAAPPVCDLGNAKRKHATIIHHTAGANSYAAAQVPSLLRSIQQFHMGLDPTWCDIGYHMLVDRFGNIYEGRGGGVAPARIATHAAGWNGDTFGISLMGNYSQAAPQADALSSLSKLAGWQAAYWGYDPTDFVTLTAGGGGRFDAGEKVTLPRVLGHRDVGYTECPGHNLYSRLGDIRHGAREHMRYEVAGHTIGASRVAGDTRYTTAIAASQRSHPYGADTVYIATGGDFADALVAAPAAAHADAALLLTKPGYVPGNVLQEIKRLSPRRAVIVGGTAAVSASAADQIGKVVPSVVRRGGETRYNTARNVARGAFSSTARAYIATGENYPDALSASAVAAYHDAPVLLARGSRSAISPATDAALEDLGVSKVVLAGGTAVISPGVESSLAAYAPWRVAGADRYATSRLLNKYLLPKSTQVFFATGGDFPDALSGAALAAAKGSPLYLARPRCVPLQMRSDIFESSVRSATLVGGSAVISSAVARLEPCL, from the coding sequence ATGCCACTGCCCACTCGCCCGCTCGTCGCCGGGGCCACCGCCCTGGCCCTGATCCTCTCGACCACTGCTGGCGCCGCGCACGCGCTACCGGACGCGGAGGCGGAATCGCCACCCGAGAGTGCATCTGCGCAGGTGCCACAGATCCCCGAGGGGCCGGACAACCCCGAAGCGACGCTGACAAGACTCACGGGGCAGACATCACAGGACGTGGTGTCGCTTGCGGCTGTCCCGGAAGAGCCCGTCGTCATCTCCGTCTCCTGGTCCGGAGACGACCCGCACGCAGAGTACCGGTCGCTCTCCGGCGGCGCCTGGTCCGGATGGGAGCCCCTGCCGGACGATCCTCATGTTTCCGGCGACGGCGAGACCTTCACCGCGGAGCCGGTCGCCGTCGTCGACGCCGCACGGATCGAGATCCGGCCTACGGCCGATGGCGTCGGCTCCGACGCCCTCGACGTCGAGGCCCTCTCGTCCCCCGTGACGGACGTCGACCGGGCGATCACGCAGGACGGACCAGCGGAGATGTACTCGAGCACCGCCGACAGCGTGCTGAACGAGGTGATCCCCCGCGAGTCCTGGGGAGCGGCCCCGCCCGTGTGCGACCTCGGCAACGCGAAGCGCAAGCACGCCACGATCATCCACCACACCGCGGGCGCCAACTCGTATGCGGCTGCCCAGGTGCCATCCTTGCTGCGCAGTATCCAGCAGTTCCACATGGGGCTGGACCCGACCTGGTGCGACATCGGCTACCACATGCTCGTGGACCGCTTCGGCAACATCTACGAGGGCCGCGGCGGCGGCGTCGCACCTGCGCGCATCGCCACGCACGCCGCCGGCTGGAACGGCGACACCTTCGGCATCTCCCTCATGGGAAACTACTCGCAGGCCGCTCCGCAGGCGGACGCGCTCTCCTCCCTCTCCAAACTCGCCGGCTGGCAGGCCGCCTACTGGGGCTACGACCCCACGGACTTCGTCACGCTGACCGCCGGCGGAGGCGGCCGCTTCGACGCGGGCGAAAAGGTCACGCTTCCGCGCGTCTTGGGGCACCGCGATGTCGGATACACGGAGTGCCCCGGGCACAACCTGTACAGCAGACTCGGCGACATCCGTCACGGCGCCCGTGAACACATGCGGTACGAGGTCGCCGGCCACACGATCGGTGCCTCGCGTGTCGCCGGGGACACGCGCTACACGACGGCGATCGCCGCCTCCCAGCGCTCCCACCCATACGGTGCCGACACCGTGTACATCGCCACGGGCGGCGACTTCGCCGACGCGCTCGTCGCGGCCCCGGCGGCGGCCCACGCGGACGCCGCCCTGTTGTTGACCAAGCCCGGATACGTGCCCGGGAACGTGCTGCAGGAGATCAAGCGGCTGAGCCCGCGCCGCGCCGTCATCGTCGGCGGCACAGCCGCGGTTTCCGCGTCCGCCGCGGACCAGATCGGGAAGGTCGTGCCGTCCGTGGTCCGTCGCGGCGGGGAGACCCGCTACAACACCGCCCGGAACGTCGCCCGGGGAGCTTTCTCCTCGACAGCCCGCGCCTACATCGCCACGGGCGAGAACTACCCGGACGCGCTCTCGGCCTCGGCCGTCGCCGCGTACCACGACGCCCCCGTGCTCCTGGCCCGGGGCAGCCGCTCGGCGATCAGCCCTGCCACCGACGCCGCCCTCGAGGATCTGGGTGTGTCCAAGGTCGTGCTCGCCGGCGGCACGGCCGTCATCTCCCCCGGAGTCGAGAGCTCGCTCGCGGCCTACGCTCCGTGGCGCGTCGCCGGGGCGGACCGCTACGCGACGAGCCGCCTGCTGAACAAGTACCTGCTGCCGAAGTCGACGCAGGTGTTCTTCGCAACCGGAGGCGACTTTCCTGACGCCCTCTCGGGAGCCGCCCTCGCGGCGGCCAAAGGCTCCCCGCTCTACCTCGCCCGGCCGCGTTGCGTGCCGTTGCAGATGCGTTCGGACATCTTCGAGTCGTCGGTCCGCAGCGCGACCCTCGTCGGCGGCTCAGCCGTGATCTCCTCGGCCGTCGCACGACTCGAGCCCTGCCTCTGA
- a CDS encoding acetolactate synthase large subunit, with protein sequence MTNGTDISPALVAKAASRAKDAAPVSSAVEGNGPVQGPNNKVAPTEMTGSQAIVRSLEELGVKDVFGLPGGAILPTYDPLMDSSVLNHVLVRHEQGAGHAAQGYAMVTGEVGVCIATSGPGATNLVTAIADAHMDSVPMVAITGQVNSAVIGSDAFQEADIVGITMPITKHSFLVANPDDIPRVLAEAFYLAGSGRPGPVLVDITKDAQQGATTFSWPPRIDLPGYRIVTRGHAKQLREAAKLIAAAKRPVFYVGGGVIKAHASHELIELAEYVGAPVATTLMARGAFPDSHEQHVGMPGMHGSVSAVTALQQSDLLITLGARFDDRVTGVLSTFAPNAKVIHADIDPAEISKNRAADVPIVGDLKEIIPELLETYRAQLGESGKPDMTSWWATLNRLRDTYPMGFTEPHDGLAAPQQVIQRIGEMTGPEGVYVAGVGQHQMWAAQFVKYERPHQWLNSGGLGTMGYSVPAAMGAKVGNPDRVVWAIDGDGCFQMTNQELATCVINKIPIKVAIINNSSLGMVRQWQTLFYEGRYSNTDLNTGHGTVRVPDFVKLAEAYGAVGLRCESAEDIDATIQQALEINDRPVVVDFVVSRDSMVWPMVPAGVSNDAIQIARNMTPDWEQED encoded by the coding sequence ATGACTAACGGAACCGACATCAGCCCAGCGCTGGTGGCCAAGGCTGCAAGTCGCGCCAAGGATGCTGCTCCTGTCTCTTCCGCGGTGGAGGGCAACGGACCCGTGCAGGGTCCGAACAACAAAGTAGCCCCCACGGAGATGACTGGCTCACAAGCCATCGTCCGCTCACTGGAAGAACTGGGCGTCAAAGACGTCTTCGGGTTGCCGGGCGGGGCCATCCTCCCCACCTACGACCCACTGATGGATTCGAGCGTGCTCAACCACGTACTCGTCCGTCATGAGCAGGGCGCCGGCCACGCCGCCCAGGGCTACGCCATGGTGACCGGGGAGGTGGGCGTCTGCATCGCGACGTCCGGACCCGGCGCCACCAACCTCGTCACCGCCATCGCCGACGCCCACATGGACTCGGTGCCGATGGTCGCGATCACCGGTCAGGTCAACAGTGCCGTGATCGGTTCGGACGCGTTCCAGGAGGCGGACATCGTCGGCATCACCATGCCGATCACCAAGCACTCCTTCCTGGTCGCCAACCCGGATGACATCCCGCGCGTGCTGGCCGAGGCGTTCTACCTCGCCGGCTCGGGCCGTCCCGGGCCCGTGCTCGTGGACATCACCAAGGACGCGCAGCAGGGGGCGACGACGTTCTCGTGGCCGCCGCGCATCGACCTGCCCGGCTACCGGATCGTGACTCGCGGCCACGCGAAGCAGCTGCGCGAGGCCGCCAAGCTCATCGCGGCAGCCAAGCGCCCGGTGTTCTACGTGGGCGGCGGCGTCATCAAGGCGCACGCCTCGCACGAACTCATCGAACTGGCCGAGTACGTCGGCGCGCCCGTCGCGACGACGCTCATGGCGCGGGGCGCCTTCCCGGACTCGCACGAACAGCACGTGGGCATGCCGGGCATGCACGGTTCCGTCTCGGCGGTGACCGCCCTGCAGCAGTCCGACCTGCTGATCACGCTCGGCGCGCGCTTCGACGACCGCGTCACCGGCGTGCTCTCGACGTTCGCCCCGAACGCCAAGGTCATCCACGCGGACATCGACCCGGCGGAGATCTCCAAGAACCGAGCGGCCGACGTGCCGATCGTGGGCGATCTCAAGGAGATCATCCCCGAGCTGCTCGAGACCTACCGGGCCCAGCTCGGCGAGTCCGGGAAGCCGGACATGACCTCGTGGTGGGCGACCCTGAACCGGCTGCGCGACACCTATCCGATGGGCTTCACTGAGCCGCACGACGGCCTCGCTGCACCCCAGCAGGTCATCCAGCGCATCGGCGAGATGACCGGGCCGGAGGGCGTGTACGTCGCCGGCGTCGGTCAGCACCAGATGTGGGCGGCGCAGTTCGTCAAATACGAGCGGCCGCACCAGTGGCTGAACTCCGGCGGGCTCGGCACGATGGGCTACTCCGTTCCGGCGGCCATGGGCGCCAAGGTCGGCAATCCCGACCGGGTGGTCTGGGCCATCGACGGCGACGGCTGTTTCCAGATGACCAACCAGGAGCTGGCCACCTGCGTGATCAACAAGATCCCGATCAAGGTCGCCATCATCAACAACTCCTCCCTCGGCATGGTCCGGCAGTGGCAGACCCTCTTCTACGAGGGCCGCTACTCCAACACCGATCTGAACACGGGCCACGGCACCGTTCGGGTGCCGGACTTCGTGAAGCTCGCCGAGGCGTACGGCGCCGTCGGGCTGCGCTGCGAGAGCGCGGAGGACATCGACGCGACGATCCAGCAGGCACTTGAGATCAACGACCGCCCCGTCGTCGTCGACTTCGTCGTCAGCCGGGACTCCATGGTCTGGCCGATGGTGCCGGCCGGCGTCAGCAACGACGCGATCCAGATCGCGCGCAACATGACTCCCGACTGGGAGCAGGAGGACTAG
- the ilvN gene encoding acetolactate synthase small subunit, which translates to MARHTLSVLVEDVPGVLTRVAGLFARRSFNIDSLAVGPTEHKGISRVTVVVDAEGDLLEQVTKQLNKLINVLKIVELTPESSVQRDHILVKVRADAVTRLQVTQAADLFRASVVDVSTDSLVIEATGTVEKLQALLSVLEPFGVKEIVQSGTLAIGRGAKSMSDRALRSVSA; encoded by the coding sequence ATGGCACGCCACACGCTTTCCGTGCTGGTCGAGGACGTCCCGGGCGTCCTGACCCGCGTGGCCGGGCTCTTCGCCCGCCGCTCTTTCAACATCGACTCGCTCGCGGTGGGACCCACCGAGCACAAGGGCATCTCCCGTGTGACCGTCGTCGTCGATGCCGAAGGCGACCTGCTCGAGCAGGTCACCAAGCAGCTGAACAAGCTGATCAATGTTCTCAAGATCGTCGAACTGACCCCTGAATCCTCCGTGCAGCGAGACCACATCCTGGTCAAGGTCCGCGCGGACGCCGTGACCCGGCTGCAGGTGACCCAGGCGGCCGACCTCTTCCGCGCCTCGGTGGTGGACGTGTCCACCGACTCCCTCGTCATCGAGGCCACCGGCACCGTCGAGAAGCTGCAGGCGCTGCTCAGCGTCCTGGAGCCCTTCGGCGTCAAGGAGATCGTGCAATCCGGCACGCTCGCCATTGGCCGCGGCGCCAAATCCATGTCGGACCGCGCCTTGCGCTCCGTCTCCGCATAA
- the ilvC gene encoding ketol-acid reductoisomerase: MTEVYYDDDADLSIIQGKKVAVIGYGSQGHAHSLNLRDSGVDVRVGLKEGSKSRAKAEEEGLTVGTAAEVSAWADVVVILAPDQSQRDLYKNDVESNLVEGNTLVFGHGFNVRFGYIEAPAGVDVILVAPKAPGHTVRREFVAGRGIPDIIAVEQDASGSAWDLAKSYAKGIGGTRAGVIKTTFTEETETDLFGEQAVLCGGVSHLVQAGFETLTEAGYQPEIAYFEVLHELKLIVDLMWEGGIAKQRWSVSDTAEYGDYVSGPRVVTPEVKDSMKAILADIQSGAFAKRFIDDQDNGAKEFKELREKEAGHPIEATGKALRSHFSWSQQDDDYTEGSAAR, encoded by the coding sequence GTGACCGAAGTGTATTACGACGACGATGCCGACCTGTCGATCATCCAGGGCAAGAAGGTGGCCGTCATCGGCTACGGCTCGCAGGGCCACGCCCACTCGCTGAACCTGCGCGACTCCGGCGTCGACGTCCGCGTCGGCCTCAAGGAGGGCTCGAAGTCCCGCGCCAAGGCCGAAGAGGAGGGCCTGACCGTCGGTACCGCCGCCGAGGTCTCGGCCTGGGCCGACGTCGTCGTGATCCTGGCCCCCGACCAGAGCCAGCGCGACCTCTACAAGAACGACGTCGAGTCGAACCTCGTCGAGGGCAACACCCTCGTCTTCGGCCACGGCTTCAACGTCCGCTTCGGCTACATCGAGGCCCCGGCCGGCGTCGACGTCATCCTCGTCGCCCCGAAGGCCCCGGGCCACACCGTGCGCCGCGAGTTCGTTGCCGGCCGCGGCATCCCGGACATCATCGCCGTGGAGCAGGACGCCTCCGGCTCCGCCTGGGACCTGGCGAAGTCCTACGCCAAGGGCATCGGCGGCACCCGCGCCGGCGTCATCAAGACCACGTTCACCGAGGAGACCGAGACGGATCTCTTCGGCGAGCAGGCCGTGCTCTGCGGCGGCGTCTCCCACCTGGTCCAGGCCGGTTTCGAGACCCTGACCGAGGCCGGCTACCAGCCGGAGATCGCCTACTTCGAGGTGCTGCACGAGCTCAAGCTCATCGTGGACCTGATGTGGGAGGGCGGCATCGCCAAGCAGCGCTGGTCCGTCTCCGACACCGCCGAGTACGGCGACTACGTCTCCGGCCCGCGCGTCGTGACGCCGGAGGTCAAGGATTCGATGAAGGCGATCCTCGCCGACATCCAGTCCGGAGCCTTCGCCAAGCGCTTCATCGACGACCAGGACAACGGCGCGAAGGAGTTCAAGGAGCTGCGCGAAAAGGAAGCCGGTCACCCGATCGAGGCCACCGGCAAGGCCCTGCGTTCGCACTTCTCGTGGAGCCAGCAGGACGATGACTACACCGAGGGCAGCGCCGCTCGCTAA
- a CDS encoding cell wall-binding repeat-containing protein, producing MNRRAELGNRRSRRSARTVGPLIAGVSALALALAAVIAPAGEAQAAYSTPSEFVLKGAGWGHGVGMSQYGARGQGLDGRTAKQILEHYYAPATVVNTDRYASNSLRVQLHHVRSTTVTPNNGRLRVSVDGGAKRETSNAIRLEYTGGDVVVSGGVSLRGKDVNIQWQNTRYWTSGTANTTVSVSGADAGGTGIYRHGRLRVTPLESKANVVNVLRVNDEYLYGLAEMPSLWPAATLQSQVIAGRTYAMRNMASIKPECACHVYDEVKSQKFSGWKKESEGPGGEYGAKWKAAVDATHTRSGGVPVSARVIHYGGGLIDALYFSSSGGMTRDASSVWANSVPYLKSRSDPWSQRSYVGNPNSSWTERVSQSAMSKAFGLKNVKTVALSWGADKAVSTATATSVDGVKRSMSGTQLRSALGIKSAWVFEATAVAKWYGVDRLSGDDRYRTAVEASKHSFPSGADTVYVATGSAYADALVAAPAATRDGGPLLLTKKTYVPGVVRSEIDRLGPRRIVVVGGVDAVSTKVEQDLRALAPTTRRGGADRYETAVAISEAAFGSANRAYVATGRDFPDALSASSVAAAQGRPVFLVDGTASKVRVSTLQALDRMGVDHTIVAGGPVVVSSGIMSSLAPYDPVRRYGADRYATNRSLNRDGTPGYDTGRWIYLATGGAFPDALAGAAVAGTRGSALYLSKTGCIPQATLTKMDSQSANRVFLLGGTAALTGDVARLKAC from the coding sequence ATGAACCGCCGTGCGGAGTTGGGGAATCGACGTTCGAGGCGGTCCGCCCGAACAGTCGGACCGCTGATCGCCGGCGTCTCGGCGCTGGCCCTGGCGTTGGCCGCGGTGATCGCCCCGGCCGGCGAAGCTCAAGCCGCCTACTCGACTCCCTCCGAATTCGTCCTGAAGGGGGCGGGCTGGGGACACGGCGTCGGCATGAGCCAGTACGGGGCCAGGGGCCAGGGCTTGGACGGCCGAACGGCCAAACAGATCCTCGAGCACTATTACGCGCCCGCAACGGTCGTGAACACCGACCGCTACGCGTCCAACAGCTTGCGCGTGCAGCTGCACCACGTGCGTTCGACGACGGTCACGCCCAACAACGGTCGGCTGCGCGTCTCGGTCGACGGGGGAGCCAAGCGGGAGACGAGCAACGCGATCCGGCTCGAGTACACAGGGGGCGACGTCGTCGTCAGCGGCGGCGTGAGCCTGCGCGGCAAAGACGTCAACATCCAGTGGCAGAACACCAGGTATTGGACCAGCGGCACGGCAAACACGACCGTGTCCGTCTCCGGAGCCGACGCCGGTGGCACCGGCATCTACCGGCACGGGCGGCTGCGCGTGACGCCGCTGGAGAGCAAGGCGAACGTCGTCAACGTGCTGCGCGTGAACGACGAGTACCTGTACGGGCTTGCCGAGATGCCGTCGCTGTGGCCGGCGGCGACGCTGCAGTCGCAGGTGATCGCCGGGCGGACCTACGCCATGCGCAACATGGCTTCGATCAAGCCGGAGTGCGCCTGCCATGTCTACGACGAGGTGAAGTCGCAGAAGTTCTCCGGATGGAAGAAGGAGAGCGAAGGGCCCGGCGGGGAGTACGGGGCGAAGTGGAAGGCCGCCGTCGACGCGACCCACACGCGCTCGGGCGGAGTGCCCGTATCGGCCCGCGTTATCCATTACGGCGGCGGGCTCATCGACGCCCTCTACTTCTCATCGTCCGGAGGGATGACTAGAGACGCGTCGTCGGTCTGGGCCAATTCGGTGCCCTACTTGAAGTCGCGCTCGGACCCGTGGTCGCAACGCTCCTACGTTGGGAACCCGAACAGCTCGTGGACCGAGAGGGTTTCGCAATCGGCGATGTCGAAGGCCTTCGGGCTGAAGAACGTGAAAACGGTCGCTCTGTCCTGGGGAGCCGACAAGGCCGTCTCGACGGCGACGGCGACCTCGGTCGACGGCGTCAAGCGCTCGATGAGCGGAACGCAGCTGCGCAGCGCGCTCGGCATCAAGAGCGCGTGGGTCTTCGAAGCGACGGCCGTGGCCAAGTGGTACGGCGTTGACCGGCTCTCCGGCGACGACCGGTACCGGACCGCCGTCGAAGCCTCGAAGCATTCCTTCCCCTCTGGCGCGGACACGGTGTACGTCGCCACGGGATCCGCTTACGCGGACGCGCTTGTCGCGGCACCGGCGGCAACGCGCGACGGCGGCCCGCTGCTGTTGACGAAGAAGACCTACGTGCCCGGAGTGGTCCGAAGCGAGATCGACCGGCTCGGACCGCGGCGGATCGTCGTGGTGGGCGGCGTGGACGCGGTTTCGACCAAGGTTGAGCAGGATCTGCGCGCTCTGGCCCCGACCACCCGGCGCGGAGGTGCCGACCGCTACGAAACTGCCGTCGCGATCTCCGAAGCGGCTTTCGGATCCGCGAATCGCGCGTACGTCGCGACGGGCCGCGACTTCCCGGATGCGCTCTCCGCCTCATCGGTCGCCGCGGCCCAGGGGAGGCCGGTGTTCCTCGTCGACGGGACGGCGTCGAAGGTGCGCGTGTCGACGCTGCAGGCGCTCGACCGCATGGGGGTCGACCACACCATTGTGGCCGGAGGCCCGGTGGTCGTCTCCTCGGGGATCATGTCCTCGCTCGCGCCCTATGACCCGGTACGTCGGTACGGTGCAGACCGCTACGCGACGAACCGCAGCCTCAACCGCGACGGCACCCCGGGTTACGACACGGGCCGGTGGATCTACCTGGCGACCGGTGGGGCCTTCCCTGACGCTCTCGCCGGAGCAGCCGTCGCCGGTACGCGAGGATCGGCGCTGTACCTGAGCAAGACCGGGTGCATCCCGCAGGCGACGCTGACCAAGATGGACTCGCAGAGCGCCAACCGCGTGTTCCTGCTCGGCGGAACCGCGGCGCTCACGGGCGACGTCGCGCGGCTCAAGGCCTGCTGA
- a CDS encoding cell wall-binding repeat-containing protein, whose protein sequence is MGLSRRLSAAVAAASLVAVAPALPAAASTPVGASAQASGHDLVVDRVAGADRMATAVEISKTYFPDGADVVYLATSKEFADALVAGPAAAVEGGPVLLTRAGELDARVAAEITRLDPDKVVLVGREGALSNTVEQQVGAATTGKVERIGGENRYETARQLVLSVFGEAPVAFVATGRNFPDALSAAGAAGYEGAPVVLVPGEKRKPDSRTRALLDQLGTEETVVVGGPAAVSDGFIYGLLDDGYDVYQYDGDDRYETNEFATYEIALEAETAFIATGRDFPDALAGAAVAAAQGAPVFLSKPTCIPRGIAENIDEAEYLERITLLGGAKVLGPGVESLTTC, encoded by the coding sequence ATGGGTCTGTCCCGTCGTCTGTCTGCGGCCGTTGCGGCCGCTTCGCTCGTTGCTGTCGCTCCTGCGCTGCCCGCCGCTGCAAGTACTCCGGTGGGCGCGAGCGCACAGGCCTCCGGGCACGACCTCGTGGTCGACCGGGTCGCCGGGGCTGATCGAATGGCCACCGCAGTGGAGATCTCGAAGACCTATTTCCCCGACGGGGCCGACGTCGTCTACCTGGCGACCTCCAAAGAGTTCGCCGACGCGCTCGTGGCCGGACCGGCCGCGGCGGTCGAAGGCGGCCCGGTCCTCCTCACGCGTGCCGGAGAGCTCGACGCCCGGGTCGCTGCCGAGATCACCCGGCTCGATCCGGACAAGGTGGTTCTGGTGGGACGCGAGGGCGCCCTCAGCAATACCGTCGAGCAGCAGGTCGGCGCCGCGACCACCGGGAAGGTGGAGCGCATCGGCGGCGAGAACCGCTATGAAACGGCCCGCCAGCTGGTACTTTCCGTCTTTGGCGAAGCGCCGGTGGCGTTCGTGGCTACGGGTCGCAACTTCCCGGACGCCCTGTCCGCCGCGGGCGCCGCGGGATACGAAGGCGCCCCCGTCGTCCTCGTCCCGGGAGAGAAGCGCAAGCCGGACAGCCGCACCCGCGCCCTGCTCGATCAGCTCGGGACCGAGGAGACGGTCGTGGTGGGCGGCCCCGCAGCCGTCTCGGACGGTTTCATCTACGGGCTGCTCGACGACGGCTACGACGTCTACCAGTACGACGGAGACGACCGCTACGAGACCAACGAGTTCGCGACCTACGAGATCGCCCTGGAGGCGGAGACCGCGTTCATCGCGACCGGTCGAGATTTCCCGGACGCTCTGGCCGGTGCGGCCGTGGCGGCGGCGCAGGGCGCTCCCGTGTTCCTCTCCAAGCCGACCTGTATCCCGCGCGGTATCGCGGAGAATATCGACGAGGCGGAGTACCTCGAGCGGATCACCCTGTTGGGCGGCGCGAAGGTCCTCGGCCCGGGTGTGGAGTCGCTGACCACCTGCTGA
- the serA gene encoding phosphoglycerate dehydrogenase, with protein MSETKPVVLLAEELSPATVDALGPDFEIRTANGADRAELLPAIADVDAILVRSATKVDAEAIAAAKNLKVIARAGVGLDNVDIKAATQAGVMVVNAPTSNVISAAELTVGHIVSLARRIPAASASLKAGEWRRSKYAGVELYEKTAGIIGLGRIGALVAARLQGFGMNIVAFDPYVTAARAQQLGVQLVELDELLASSDFITIHMPKTPETVGMLGAEAFAKMKETAYVVNVARGGLVEESDLYTALKDGQIAGAGIDVFSTEPSTDLPFFELENVVVTPHLGASTEEAQEKAGVSVAKSVRLALGGELVPDAVNVAGGVIDEKVRPGIPLIENLGRIFTALTTDSLVSLDIEVAGEIAALDVKALELAALKGIFTDVVSEQVSYVNAPVLAEQRGVASRLITTADSPEYRNQLNLRGSTSDGTQLSVSGTLTGPKQVEKLVGIDGYEIEIPIAEHLVVLRYQDRPGVVGALGAILGERDVNIVGMQVAPSDSDAEALAVLTVDNALSEGVLDAIRDAVGATFAREVNLT; from the coding sequence GTGTCAGAAACCAAGCCCGTCGTCTTGCTCGCCGAAGAGCTCTCGCCCGCGACCGTCGATGCCCTCGGCCCGGATTTCGAGATCCGCACGGCCAACGGCGCAGACCGTGCAGAGCTCCTTCCCGCGATCGCTGACGTCGACGCAATCCTGGTTCGCTCCGCTACGAAGGTCGACGCGGAGGCCATTGCCGCCGCCAAGAACCTCAAGGTCATCGCCCGCGCCGGCGTCGGCCTCGACAACGTCGACATCAAGGCCGCAACGCAGGCCGGAGTGATGGTCGTGAACGCGCCGACGTCAAACGTCATCTCCGCCGCGGAGCTGACGGTCGGCCACATCGTCTCCCTGGCCCGCCGCATCCCGGCCGCCAGTGCCTCGCTCAAGGCCGGCGAGTGGAGGCGCTCGAAGTACGCAGGTGTCGAGCTGTACGAGAAGACAGCCGGCATCATCGGTCTCGGCCGCATCGGCGCGCTCGTCGCGGCTCGGTTGCAGGGCTTCGGCATGAACATCGTCGCTTTCGACCCCTACGTCACGGCCGCCCGCGCCCAGCAGCTGGGCGTGCAGCTGGTCGAACTCGACGAGCTGCTGGCCTCCAGCGACTTCATCACGATCCACATGCCGAAGACGCCGGAGACGGTCGGCATGCTCGGCGCCGAGGCCTTCGCCAAGATGAAGGAGACCGCCTACGTCGTCAACGTCGCCCGCGGCGGCCTCGTCGAGGAGTCCGACCTCTACACCGCGCTGAAGGACGGGCAGATCGCCGGCGCAGGCATCGACGTCTTCTCGACCGAGCCGAGCACCGACCTGCCGTTCTTCGAGCTCGAGAACGTCGTCGTCACCCCGCACCTCGGCGCCTCGACCGAAGAGGCCCAGGAGAAGGCCGGCGTCTCCGTGGCCAAGTCCGTGCGCCTGGCCCTCGGCGGCGAACTTGTACCGGACGCGGTCAACGTCGCCGGCGGCGTGATCGACGAGAAGGTCCGCCCGGGTATCCCGCTGATCGAGAACCTCGGCCGCATCTTCACCGCGCTGACCACCGACTCGCTCGTCAGTCTTGACATCGAGGTCGCCGGCGAGATCGCCGCCTTGGATGTTAAGGCCCTCGAGCTGGCCGCGCTCAAGGGCATCTTCACCGACGTCGTCTCCGAACAGGTCTCCTACGTGAACGCGCCGGTCCTCGCCGAGCAGCGCGGCGTCGCCTCCCGCCTGATCACCACTGCCGACTCCCCGGAGTACCGCAACCAGCTCAACCTGCGCGGCTCCACGAGCGACGGAACGCAGCTCTCGGTCTCCGGCACGCTGACGGGTCCGAAGCAGGTCGAGAAGCTCGTCGGCATCGACGGCTACGAGATCGAGATCCCGATCGCCGAGCACCTCGTCGTGCTGCGCTACCAGGACCGCCCGGGCGTCGTCGGCGCCTTGGGTGCCATCCTGGGCGAGCGCGACGTGAACATCGTCGGCATGCAGGTCGCCCCGAGCGACAGCGACGCCGAGGCACTGGCCGTGCTCACGGTCGACAACGCGCTCTCCGAAGGCGTCCTTGACGCCATCCGCGACGCCGTCGGCGCGACGTTCGCGCGCGAGGTCAACCTGACCTGA